A region from the Felis catus isolate Fca126 chromosome F1, F.catus_Fca126_mat1.0, whole genome shotgun sequence genome encodes:
- the LRRC71 gene encoding leucine-rich repeat-containing protein 71 isoform X5, translated as MSGEASTPGASPRAPRPGTQKSSGTVTKKGDRGAKEKPVLVLPPVGEEEPKNPEEYQCTGVLETDFAELCTRSGYTDFPKVVTRPRPHPAFVPSASMSEKPAQDDQRLSASCSLNSLESKYVFFRPTIQVELEPEDKWVKEIYIRGWRVEERILGIFSKCLPTLSQLQAINLWKVGLTDKTLSTFIALLPLCAPTLRKVSLEGNPLPEQSYHKLMAADSPIAHLSLRNNNIDDHGAQLLGQALSTLRSCNRTLVSLNLAFNHIGDAGAGYIADGLRLNRALLWLSLAHNRIQDQGALKLAEVLRPFELTHTEVVERRRLLLEKGTQERSRSVNSAALAEKTDKTQTTKTPKGLSKKKEKSGGESVRKEEKSGSGQSPTQGTPKKEDPMKSGKGKVTIPEQKTSKGKGPKTGNKEKRSFLLESEHLGQSLAYSWSPKHQLVAEATETVNPLLEPVEHRDGKVFVPGNKVLLHLNLLRNRITEVGLEGFLATVQYQAQFSKSKSPSKGPVGLLRLSLAKNCFSPQCPAYATIQELMLPRAPVTKARPREEETT; from the exons ATGTCCGGCGAGGCGAGTACGCCCGGGGCCTCCCCCAGGGCCCCGCGTCCCGGGACCCAGAAGTCGTCCGGCACGGTGACCAAGAAGGGGGATCGCGGGGCCAAGGAGAAGCCGGTCCTCGTCCTGCCGCCGGTGGGCGAGGAGGAGCCCAAGAACCCCG AGGAATACCAGTGCACCGGGGTCCTCGAGACGGATTTCGCCGAGCTCTGCACGCGCTCGGGCTACACGGACTTCCCCAAGGTGGTCACCCGGCCTCGCCCGCACCCGGCCTTCGTCCCCTCCGCCTCGATGTCGGAAAAGCCCGCCCAGG ACGATCAGCGCCTGTCGGCGTCTTGCAGCCTCAACAGCCTGGAGAGCAAATACGTGTTTTTCCGGCCCACGATCCAGGTGGAGCTGGAGCCCGAGGACAAGTGGGTGAAGGAAATCTACATCCGCG GTTGGAGGGTCGAGGAGCGGATCTTGGGCATCTTCTCCAAATGTCTGCCCACCCTCAGCCAGCTGCAGGCCATAAA CTTGTGGAAGGTGGGGCTGACGGATAAGACCCTGAGCACCTTCATcgccctcctgcctctctgcGCGCCCACGCTCAG GAAGGTGTCTCTGGAGGGCAACCCGCTGCCGGAACAGTCCTATCACAAGCTCATGGCCGCGGACAGCCC GATCGCGCACTTGTCTCTGCGGAACAACAACATCGACGACCACGGCGCGCAGCTGCTGGGCCAGGCTCTGTCCACGCTGCGCAGCTGCAACCGGACCCTGGTCTCGCTCAACCTGGCCTTCAACCACATCGGGGACGCGGGTGCCGGCTATATTGCGGAC GGCCTCCGGCTGAACCGCGCCCTGCTCTGGCTGTCGCTGGCGCACAACCGCATCCAGGACCAGGGCGCCCTGAAGCTGGCCGAG GTCCTGCGTCCCTTCGAGCTGACGCACACCGAGGTGGTGGAGCGCCGCCGCCTCCTGCTGGAGAAAGGGACGCAGGAACGCTCGCGATCG GTCAACAGTGCTGCACTGGCGGAAAAGACAGACAAGACGCAGACAACCAAGACCCCGAAAGGCCTGAGCAAGAAGAAGGAGAAGTCAGGGGGG GAATcggtgaggaaggaggagaagtcAGGGTCAGGGCAGTCGCCCACGCAAGGGACCCCCAAGAAAGAAGACCCCATGAAGTCAGGCAAAGGGA agGTCACCATCCCTGAGCAGAAAACAAGCAAGGGGAAAGGGCCCAAGACCGGGAACAAAGAGAAGCGCAGCTTCCTGCTGGAGTCGGAG cacctaggacAGAGCCTGGCCTATAGCTGGTCTCCAAAGCAT CAGCTGGTTGCTGAAGCCACAGAGACGGTCAACCCGCTCCTGGAGCCGGTGGAGCACCGCGACGGGAAGGTTTTCGTGCCTGGGAACAAGGTCCTTTTGCACCTTAACCTCCTCC GAAACCGCATCAcggaggtggggctggagggctTCCTGGCCACCGTGCAGTACCAGGCCCAGTTCTCCAAGTCCAAGAGCCCGTCCAAGGGCCCAGTGGGGCTGCTGCGGCTGTCCCTGGCG AAAAACTGCTTCTCCCCACAATGTCCTGCGTACGCGACCATCCAGGAGCTGATGCTGCCACGGGCCCCCGTCACCAAGgccaggcccagggaggaggagaCCACCTag
- the LRRC71 gene encoding leucine-rich repeat-containing protein 71 isoform X6, with protein sequence MSGEASTPGASPRAPRPGTQKSSGTVTKKGDRGAKEKPVLVLPPVGEEEPKNPEEYQCTGVLETDFAELCTRSGYTDFPKVVTRPRPHPAFVPSASMSEKPAQDDQRLSASCSLNSLESKYVFFRPTIQVELEPEDKWVKEIYIRGWRVEERILGIFSKCLPTLSQLQAINLWKVGLTDKTLSTFIALLPLCAPTLRIAHLSLRNNNIDDHGAQLLGQALSTLRSCNRTLVSLNLAFNHIGDAGAGYIADGLRLNRALLWLSLAHNRIQDQGALKLAEVLRPFELTHTEVVERRRLLLEKGTQERSRSPSSSRPGDSKTDREKNLLLQVNSAALAEKTDKTQTTKTPKGLSKKKEKSGGESVRKEEKSGSGQSPTQGTPKKEDPMKSGKGKVTIPEQKTSKGKGPKTGNKEKRSFLLESEHLGQSLAYSWSPKHQLVAEATETVNPLLEPVEHRDGKVFVPGNKVLLHLNLLRNRITEVGLEGFLATVQYQAQFSKSKSPSKGPVGLLRLSLAKNCFSPQCPAYATIQELMLPRAPVTKARPREEETT encoded by the exons ATGTCCGGCGAGGCGAGTACGCCCGGGGCCTCCCCCAGGGCCCCGCGTCCCGGGACCCAGAAGTCGTCCGGCACGGTGACCAAGAAGGGGGATCGCGGGGCCAAGGAGAAGCCGGTCCTCGTCCTGCCGCCGGTGGGCGAGGAGGAGCCCAAGAACCCCG AGGAATACCAGTGCACCGGGGTCCTCGAGACGGATTTCGCCGAGCTCTGCACGCGCTCGGGCTACACGGACTTCCCCAAGGTGGTCACCCGGCCTCGCCCGCACCCGGCCTTCGTCCCCTCCGCCTCGATGTCGGAAAAGCCCGCCCAGG ACGATCAGCGCCTGTCGGCGTCTTGCAGCCTCAACAGCCTGGAGAGCAAATACGTGTTTTTCCGGCCCACGATCCAGGTGGAGCTGGAGCCCGAGGACAAGTGGGTGAAGGAAATCTACATCCGCG GTTGGAGGGTCGAGGAGCGGATCTTGGGCATCTTCTCCAAATGTCTGCCCACCCTCAGCCAGCTGCAGGCCATAAA CTTGTGGAAGGTGGGGCTGACGGATAAGACCCTGAGCACCTTCATcgccctcctgcctctctgcGCGCCCACGCTCAG GATCGCGCACTTGTCTCTGCGGAACAACAACATCGACGACCACGGCGCGCAGCTGCTGGGCCAGGCTCTGTCCACGCTGCGCAGCTGCAACCGGACCCTGGTCTCGCTCAACCTGGCCTTCAACCACATCGGGGACGCGGGTGCCGGCTATATTGCGGAC GGCCTCCGGCTGAACCGCGCCCTGCTCTGGCTGTCGCTGGCGCACAACCGCATCCAGGACCAGGGCGCCCTGAAGCTGGCCGAG GTCCTGCGTCCCTTCGAGCTGACGCACACCGAGGTGGTGGAGCGCCGCCGCCTCCTGCTGGAGAAAGGGACGCAGGAACGCTCGCGATCG CCTTCCTCCTCCCGACCTGGGGACTCCAAAACGGACCGTGAGAAGAACCTGCTGCTACAGGTCAACAGTGCTGCACTGGCGGAAAAGACAGACAAGACGCAGACAACCAAGACCCCGAAAGGCCTGAGCAAGAAGAAGGAGAAGTCAGGGGGG GAATcggtgaggaaggaggagaagtcAGGGTCAGGGCAGTCGCCCACGCAAGGGACCCCCAAGAAAGAAGACCCCATGAAGTCAGGCAAAGGGA agGTCACCATCCCTGAGCAGAAAACAAGCAAGGGGAAAGGGCCCAAGACCGGGAACAAAGAGAAGCGCAGCTTCCTGCTGGAGTCGGAG cacctaggacAGAGCCTGGCCTATAGCTGGTCTCCAAAGCAT CAGCTGGTTGCTGAAGCCACAGAGACGGTCAACCCGCTCCTGGAGCCGGTGGAGCACCGCGACGGGAAGGTTTTCGTGCCTGGGAACAAGGTCCTTTTGCACCTTAACCTCCTCC GAAACCGCATCAcggaggtggggctggagggctTCCTGGCCACCGTGCAGTACCAGGCCCAGTTCTCCAAGTCCAAGAGCCCGTCCAAGGGCCCAGTGGGGCTGCTGCGGCTGTCCCTGGCG AAAAACTGCTTCTCCCCACAATGTCCTGCGTACGCGACCATCCAGGAGCTGATGCTGCCACGGGCCCCCGTCACCAAGgccaggcccagggaggaggagaCCACCTag
- the LRRC71 gene encoding leucine-rich repeat-containing protein 71 isoform X1 has protein sequence MSGEASTPGASPRAPRPGTQKSSGTVTKKGDRGAKEKPVLVLPPVGEEEPKNPEEYQCTGVLETDFAELCTRSGYTDFPKVVTRPRPHPAFVPSASMSEKPAQDDQRLSASCSLNSLESKYVFFRPTIQVELEPEDKWVKEIYIRGWRVEERILGIFSKCLPTLSQLQAINLWKVGLTDKTLSTFIALLPLCAPTLRKVSLEGNPLPEQSYHKLMAADSPIAHLSLRNNNIDDHGAQLLGQALSTLRSCNRTLVSLNLAFNHIGDAGAGYIADGLRLNRALLWLSLAHNRIQDQGALKLAEVLRPFELTHTEVVERRRLLLEKGTQERSRSPSSSRPGDSKTDREKNLLLQVNSAALAEKTDKTQTTKTPKGLSKKKEKSGGESVRKEEKSGSGQSPTQGTPKKEDPMKSGKGKVTIPEQKTSKGKGPKTGNKEKRSFLLESEHLGQSLAYSWSPKHQLVAEATETVNPLLEPVEHRDGKVFVPGNKVLLHLNLLRNRITEVGLEGFLATVQYQAQFSKSKSPSKGPVGLLRLSLAKNCFSPQCPAYATIQELMLPRAPVTKARPREEETT, from the exons ATGTCCGGCGAGGCGAGTACGCCCGGGGCCTCCCCCAGGGCCCCGCGTCCCGGGACCCAGAAGTCGTCCGGCACGGTGACCAAGAAGGGGGATCGCGGGGCCAAGGAGAAGCCGGTCCTCGTCCTGCCGCCGGTGGGCGAGGAGGAGCCCAAGAACCCCG AGGAATACCAGTGCACCGGGGTCCTCGAGACGGATTTCGCCGAGCTCTGCACGCGCTCGGGCTACACGGACTTCCCCAAGGTGGTCACCCGGCCTCGCCCGCACCCGGCCTTCGTCCCCTCCGCCTCGATGTCGGAAAAGCCCGCCCAGG ACGATCAGCGCCTGTCGGCGTCTTGCAGCCTCAACAGCCTGGAGAGCAAATACGTGTTTTTCCGGCCCACGATCCAGGTGGAGCTGGAGCCCGAGGACAAGTGGGTGAAGGAAATCTACATCCGCG GTTGGAGGGTCGAGGAGCGGATCTTGGGCATCTTCTCCAAATGTCTGCCCACCCTCAGCCAGCTGCAGGCCATAAA CTTGTGGAAGGTGGGGCTGACGGATAAGACCCTGAGCACCTTCATcgccctcctgcctctctgcGCGCCCACGCTCAG GAAGGTGTCTCTGGAGGGCAACCCGCTGCCGGAACAGTCCTATCACAAGCTCATGGCCGCGGACAGCCC GATCGCGCACTTGTCTCTGCGGAACAACAACATCGACGACCACGGCGCGCAGCTGCTGGGCCAGGCTCTGTCCACGCTGCGCAGCTGCAACCGGACCCTGGTCTCGCTCAACCTGGCCTTCAACCACATCGGGGACGCGGGTGCCGGCTATATTGCGGAC GGCCTCCGGCTGAACCGCGCCCTGCTCTGGCTGTCGCTGGCGCACAACCGCATCCAGGACCAGGGCGCCCTGAAGCTGGCCGAG GTCCTGCGTCCCTTCGAGCTGACGCACACCGAGGTGGTGGAGCGCCGCCGCCTCCTGCTGGAGAAAGGGACGCAGGAACGCTCGCGATCG CCTTCCTCCTCCCGACCTGGGGACTCCAAAACGGACCGTGAGAAGAACCTGCTGCTACAGGTCAACAGTGCTGCACTGGCGGAAAAGACAGACAAGACGCAGACAACCAAGACCCCGAAAGGCCTGAGCAAGAAGAAGGAGAAGTCAGGGGGG GAATcggtgaggaaggaggagaagtcAGGGTCAGGGCAGTCGCCCACGCAAGGGACCCCCAAGAAAGAAGACCCCATGAAGTCAGGCAAAGGGA agGTCACCATCCCTGAGCAGAAAACAAGCAAGGGGAAAGGGCCCAAGACCGGGAACAAAGAGAAGCGCAGCTTCCTGCTGGAGTCGGAG cacctaggacAGAGCCTGGCCTATAGCTGGTCTCCAAAGCAT CAGCTGGTTGCTGAAGCCACAGAGACGGTCAACCCGCTCCTGGAGCCGGTGGAGCACCGCGACGGGAAGGTTTTCGTGCCTGGGAACAAGGTCCTTTTGCACCTTAACCTCCTCC GAAACCGCATCAcggaggtggggctggagggctTCCTGGCCACCGTGCAGTACCAGGCCCAGTTCTCCAAGTCCAAGAGCCCGTCCAAGGGCCCAGTGGGGCTGCTGCGGCTGTCCCTGGCG AAAAACTGCTTCTCCCCACAATGTCCTGCGTACGCGACCATCCAGGAGCTGATGCTGCCACGGGCCCCCGTCACCAAGgccaggcccagggaggaggagaCCACCTag
- the LRRC71 gene encoding leucine-rich repeat-containing protein 71 isoform X10 produces MSGEASTPGASPRAPRPGTQKSSGTVTKKGDRGAKEKPVLVLPPVGEEEPKNPEEYQCTGVLETDFAELCTRSGYTDFPKVVTRPRPHPAFVPSASMSEKPAQDDQRLSASCSLNSLESKYVFFRPTIQVELEPEDKWVKEIYIRGWRVEERILGIFSKCLPTLSQLQAINLWKVGLTDKTLSTFIALLPLCAPTLRKVSLEGNPLPEQSYHKLMAADSPIAHLSLRNNNIDDHGAQLLGQALSTLRSCNRTLVSLNLAFNHIGDAGAGYIADGLRLNRALLWLSLAHNRIQDQGALKLAEVLRPFELTHTEVVERRRLLLEKGTQERSRSPSSSRPGDSKTDREKNLLLQVNSAALAEKTDKTQTTKTPKGLSKKKEKSGGESVRKEEKSGSGQSPTQGTPKKEDPMKSGKGKVTIPEQKTSKGKGPKTGNKEKRSFLLESEQLVAEATETVNPLLEPVEHRDGKVFVPGNKETASRRWGWRASWPPCSTRPSSPSPRARPRAQWGCCGCPWRKTASPHNVLRTRPSRS; encoded by the exons ATGTCCGGCGAGGCGAGTACGCCCGGGGCCTCCCCCAGGGCCCCGCGTCCCGGGACCCAGAAGTCGTCCGGCACGGTGACCAAGAAGGGGGATCGCGGGGCCAAGGAGAAGCCGGTCCTCGTCCTGCCGCCGGTGGGCGAGGAGGAGCCCAAGAACCCCG AGGAATACCAGTGCACCGGGGTCCTCGAGACGGATTTCGCCGAGCTCTGCACGCGCTCGGGCTACACGGACTTCCCCAAGGTGGTCACCCGGCCTCGCCCGCACCCGGCCTTCGTCCCCTCCGCCTCGATGTCGGAAAAGCCCGCCCAGG ACGATCAGCGCCTGTCGGCGTCTTGCAGCCTCAACAGCCTGGAGAGCAAATACGTGTTTTTCCGGCCCACGATCCAGGTGGAGCTGGAGCCCGAGGACAAGTGGGTGAAGGAAATCTACATCCGCG GTTGGAGGGTCGAGGAGCGGATCTTGGGCATCTTCTCCAAATGTCTGCCCACCCTCAGCCAGCTGCAGGCCATAAA CTTGTGGAAGGTGGGGCTGACGGATAAGACCCTGAGCACCTTCATcgccctcctgcctctctgcGCGCCCACGCTCAG GAAGGTGTCTCTGGAGGGCAACCCGCTGCCGGAACAGTCCTATCACAAGCTCATGGCCGCGGACAGCCC GATCGCGCACTTGTCTCTGCGGAACAACAACATCGACGACCACGGCGCGCAGCTGCTGGGCCAGGCTCTGTCCACGCTGCGCAGCTGCAACCGGACCCTGGTCTCGCTCAACCTGGCCTTCAACCACATCGGGGACGCGGGTGCCGGCTATATTGCGGAC GGCCTCCGGCTGAACCGCGCCCTGCTCTGGCTGTCGCTGGCGCACAACCGCATCCAGGACCAGGGCGCCCTGAAGCTGGCCGAG GTCCTGCGTCCCTTCGAGCTGACGCACACCGAGGTGGTGGAGCGCCGCCGCCTCCTGCTGGAGAAAGGGACGCAGGAACGCTCGCGATCG CCTTCCTCCTCCCGACCTGGGGACTCCAAAACGGACCGTGAGAAGAACCTGCTGCTACAGGTCAACAGTGCTGCACTGGCGGAAAAGACAGACAAGACGCAGACAACCAAGACCCCGAAAGGCCTGAGCAAGAAGAAGGAGAAGTCAGGGGGG GAATcggtgaggaaggaggagaagtcAGGGTCAGGGCAGTCGCCCACGCAAGGGACCCCCAAGAAAGAAGACCCCATGAAGTCAGGCAAAGGGA agGTCACCATCCCTGAGCAGAAAACAAGCAAGGGGAAAGGGCCCAAGACCGGGAACAAAGAGAAGCGCAGCTTCCTGCTGGAGTCGGAG CAGCTGGTTGCTGAAGCCACAGAGACGGTCAACCCGCTCCTGGAGCCGGTGGAGCACCGCGACGGGAAGGTTTTCGTGCCTGGGAACAAG GAAACCGCATCAcggaggtggggctggagggctTCCTGGCCACCGTGCAGTACCAGGCCCAGTTCTCCAAGTCCAAGAGCCCGTCCAAGGGCCCAGTGGGGCTGCTGCGGCTGTCCCTGGCG AAAAACTGCTTCTCCCCACAATGTCCTGCGTACGCGACCATCCAGGAGCTGA
- the LRRC71 gene encoding leucine-rich repeat-containing protein 71 isoform X8, with protein sequence MSGEASTPGASPRAPRPGTQKSSGTVTKKGDRGAKEKPVLVLPPVGEEEPKNPEEYQCTGVLETDFAELCTRSGYTDFPKVVTRPRPHPAFVPSASMSEKPAQDDQRLSASCSLNSLESKYVFFRPTIQVELEPEDKWVKEIYIRGWRVEERILGIFSKCLPTLSQLQAINLWKVGLTDKTLSTFIALLPLCAPTLRKVSLEGNPLPEQSYHKLMAADSPIAHLSLRNNNIDDHGAQLLGQALSTLRSCNRTLVSLNLAFNHIGDAGAGYIADGLRLNRALLWLSLAHNRIQDQGALKLAEVLRPFELTHTEVVERRRLLLEKGTQERSRSPSSSRPGDSKTDREKNLLLQVNSAALAEKTDKTQTTKTPKGLSKKKEKSGGESVRKEEKSGSGQSPTQGTPKKEDPMKSGKGKVTIPEQKTSKGKGPKTGNKEKRSFLLESEHLGQSLAYSWSPKHQLVAEATETVNPLLEPVEHRDGKVFVPGNKETASRRWGWRASWPPCSTRPSSPSPRARPRAQWGCCGCPWRKTASPHNVLRTRPSRS encoded by the exons ATGTCCGGCGAGGCGAGTACGCCCGGGGCCTCCCCCAGGGCCCCGCGTCCCGGGACCCAGAAGTCGTCCGGCACGGTGACCAAGAAGGGGGATCGCGGGGCCAAGGAGAAGCCGGTCCTCGTCCTGCCGCCGGTGGGCGAGGAGGAGCCCAAGAACCCCG AGGAATACCAGTGCACCGGGGTCCTCGAGACGGATTTCGCCGAGCTCTGCACGCGCTCGGGCTACACGGACTTCCCCAAGGTGGTCACCCGGCCTCGCCCGCACCCGGCCTTCGTCCCCTCCGCCTCGATGTCGGAAAAGCCCGCCCAGG ACGATCAGCGCCTGTCGGCGTCTTGCAGCCTCAACAGCCTGGAGAGCAAATACGTGTTTTTCCGGCCCACGATCCAGGTGGAGCTGGAGCCCGAGGACAAGTGGGTGAAGGAAATCTACATCCGCG GTTGGAGGGTCGAGGAGCGGATCTTGGGCATCTTCTCCAAATGTCTGCCCACCCTCAGCCAGCTGCAGGCCATAAA CTTGTGGAAGGTGGGGCTGACGGATAAGACCCTGAGCACCTTCATcgccctcctgcctctctgcGCGCCCACGCTCAG GAAGGTGTCTCTGGAGGGCAACCCGCTGCCGGAACAGTCCTATCACAAGCTCATGGCCGCGGACAGCCC GATCGCGCACTTGTCTCTGCGGAACAACAACATCGACGACCACGGCGCGCAGCTGCTGGGCCAGGCTCTGTCCACGCTGCGCAGCTGCAACCGGACCCTGGTCTCGCTCAACCTGGCCTTCAACCACATCGGGGACGCGGGTGCCGGCTATATTGCGGAC GGCCTCCGGCTGAACCGCGCCCTGCTCTGGCTGTCGCTGGCGCACAACCGCATCCAGGACCAGGGCGCCCTGAAGCTGGCCGAG GTCCTGCGTCCCTTCGAGCTGACGCACACCGAGGTGGTGGAGCGCCGCCGCCTCCTGCTGGAGAAAGGGACGCAGGAACGCTCGCGATCG CCTTCCTCCTCCCGACCTGGGGACTCCAAAACGGACCGTGAGAAGAACCTGCTGCTACAGGTCAACAGTGCTGCACTGGCGGAAAAGACAGACAAGACGCAGACAACCAAGACCCCGAAAGGCCTGAGCAAGAAGAAGGAGAAGTCAGGGGGG GAATcggtgaggaaggaggagaagtcAGGGTCAGGGCAGTCGCCCACGCAAGGGACCCCCAAGAAAGAAGACCCCATGAAGTCAGGCAAAGGGA agGTCACCATCCCTGAGCAGAAAACAAGCAAGGGGAAAGGGCCCAAGACCGGGAACAAAGAGAAGCGCAGCTTCCTGCTGGAGTCGGAG cacctaggacAGAGCCTGGCCTATAGCTGGTCTCCAAAGCAT CAGCTGGTTGCTGAAGCCACAGAGACGGTCAACCCGCTCCTGGAGCCGGTGGAGCACCGCGACGGGAAGGTTTTCGTGCCTGGGAACAAG GAAACCGCATCAcggaggtggggctggagggctTCCTGGCCACCGTGCAGTACCAGGCCCAGTTCTCCAAGTCCAAGAGCCCGTCCAAGGGCCCAGTGGGGCTGCTGCGGCTGTCCCTGGCG AAAAACTGCTTCTCCCCACAATGTCCTGCGTACGCGACCATCCAGGAGCTGA
- the LRRC71 gene encoding leucine-rich repeat-containing protein 71 isoform X9 produces MSGEASTPGASPRAPRPGTQKSSGTVTKKGDRGAKEKPVLVLPPVGEEEPKNPEEYQCTGVLETDFAELCTRSGYTDFPKVVTRPRPHPAFVPSASMSEKPAQDDQRLSASCSLNSLESKYVFFRPTIQVELEPEDKWVKEIYIRGWRVEERILGIFSKCLPTLSQLQAINLWKVGLTDKTLSTFIALLPLCAPTLRKVSLEGNPLPEQSYHKLMAADSPIAHLSLRNNNIDDHGAQLLGQALSTLRSCNRTLVSLNLAFNHIGDAGAGYIADGLRLNRALLWLSLAHNRIQDQGALKLAEVLRPFELTHTEVVERRRLLLEKGTQERSRSPSSSRPGDSKTDREKNLLLQVNSAALAEKTDKTQTTKTPKGLSKKKEKSGGESVRKEEKSGSGQSPTQGTPKKEDPMKSGKGKVTIPEQKTSKGKGPKTGNKEKRSFLLESEHLGQSLAYSWSPKHLVAEATETVNPLLEPVEHRDGKVFVPGNKETASRRWGWRASWPPCSTRPSSPSPRARPRAQWGCCGCPWRKTASPHNVLRTRPSRS; encoded by the exons ATGTCCGGCGAGGCGAGTACGCCCGGGGCCTCCCCCAGGGCCCCGCGTCCCGGGACCCAGAAGTCGTCCGGCACGGTGACCAAGAAGGGGGATCGCGGGGCCAAGGAGAAGCCGGTCCTCGTCCTGCCGCCGGTGGGCGAGGAGGAGCCCAAGAACCCCG AGGAATACCAGTGCACCGGGGTCCTCGAGACGGATTTCGCCGAGCTCTGCACGCGCTCGGGCTACACGGACTTCCCCAAGGTGGTCACCCGGCCTCGCCCGCACCCGGCCTTCGTCCCCTCCGCCTCGATGTCGGAAAAGCCCGCCCAGG ACGATCAGCGCCTGTCGGCGTCTTGCAGCCTCAACAGCCTGGAGAGCAAATACGTGTTTTTCCGGCCCACGATCCAGGTGGAGCTGGAGCCCGAGGACAAGTGGGTGAAGGAAATCTACATCCGCG GTTGGAGGGTCGAGGAGCGGATCTTGGGCATCTTCTCCAAATGTCTGCCCACCCTCAGCCAGCTGCAGGCCATAAA CTTGTGGAAGGTGGGGCTGACGGATAAGACCCTGAGCACCTTCATcgccctcctgcctctctgcGCGCCCACGCTCAG GAAGGTGTCTCTGGAGGGCAACCCGCTGCCGGAACAGTCCTATCACAAGCTCATGGCCGCGGACAGCCC GATCGCGCACTTGTCTCTGCGGAACAACAACATCGACGACCACGGCGCGCAGCTGCTGGGCCAGGCTCTGTCCACGCTGCGCAGCTGCAACCGGACCCTGGTCTCGCTCAACCTGGCCTTCAACCACATCGGGGACGCGGGTGCCGGCTATATTGCGGAC GGCCTCCGGCTGAACCGCGCCCTGCTCTGGCTGTCGCTGGCGCACAACCGCATCCAGGACCAGGGCGCCCTGAAGCTGGCCGAG GTCCTGCGTCCCTTCGAGCTGACGCACACCGAGGTGGTGGAGCGCCGCCGCCTCCTGCTGGAGAAAGGGACGCAGGAACGCTCGCGATCG CCTTCCTCCTCCCGACCTGGGGACTCCAAAACGGACCGTGAGAAGAACCTGCTGCTACAGGTCAACAGTGCTGCACTGGCGGAAAAGACAGACAAGACGCAGACAACCAAGACCCCGAAAGGCCTGAGCAAGAAGAAGGAGAAGTCAGGGGGG GAATcggtgaggaaggaggagaagtcAGGGTCAGGGCAGTCGCCCACGCAAGGGACCCCCAAGAAAGAAGACCCCATGAAGTCAGGCAAAGGGA agGTCACCATCCCTGAGCAGAAAACAAGCAAGGGGAAAGGGCCCAAGACCGGGAACAAAGAGAAGCGCAGCTTCCTGCTGGAGTCGGAG cacctaggacAGAGCCTGGCCTATAGCTGGTCTCCAAAGCAT CTGGTTGCTGAAGCCACAGAGACGGTCAACCCGCTCCTGGAGCCGGTGGAGCACCGCGACGGGAAGGTTTTCGTGCCTGGGAACAAG GAAACCGCATCAcggaggtggggctggagggctTCCTGGCCACCGTGCAGTACCAGGCCCAGTTCTCCAAGTCCAAGAGCCCGTCCAAGGGCCCAGTGGGGCTGCTGCGGCTGTCCCTGGCG AAAAACTGCTTCTCCCCACAATGTCCTGCGTACGCGACCATCCAGGAGCTGA